In Allorhodopirellula heiligendammensis, the following are encoded in one genomic region:
- the pglZ gene encoding BREX-1 system phosphatase PglZ type A, which translates to MDTKQLNEALSKIYDEEHTRIVFWNDPQQEFARVVDNLELDGVQLVQLDQVGGLETKLRVEREEPDSKFLLYAPEEEPEFEDDILLDIRLYSRSFRADRSSIILDELGLARQSLRGHLALRRKFFDSKGRLSKLRQLVNADDNELDLDRKMLAVVTKADQPELFNIVRTLFHSMTEQDELDLEVPPPAWTQIEKFDLDGSFWKLVAASFGYDDEAPSQQKLLMRLMLSDFGHQLGIDAPPAIQKQQLGRSGTHNAVVCLGQWRDSSKQATSFNTLSDAIAATTHIDDQLSGIEPETLAGAVTFRNVDRAILLGLLDRLSATKDHLKADDIRRLVSRRQDEHWIASLSVPEQQRKSRFAAYEAVAVAAEFFGLRNQHANGFTGNTAEEMYSLYTNELYKFDQLYRHFCRNADVAESHGWDILKMLRKEVEAAYNNWYLVQLGLKWAKFVDPGGNATGLLDKWQIADVPNQYRFYETYVAPRQREAENRRSFVVISDAFRYEAGKELTKVLNGEYRFQAELSTQLSVLPSYTALGMASLLPHTQLEYTNKGDVLADGISTSGSDNRNKILAKREGMAVQADDLLKLSKEEGRELIDGKKVVYVYHNEIDTRGENPATEGDTFHATGDAIRELADVVRYIINSLNGNYVVVTADHGFLFSESAPEETDKSKLTEKPSGTVKAKKRYLIGHDLPDHEDAWHGKTEITAKCDGGMEFWIPKGSNRFHFVGGARFIHGGAMPQEVIVPVITVRQAKSKNALEKTKTKQVAVSVLGNNHKITTHAHRFKLVQMEPVSERAKPLTVKIAIYDGDDPVSSIETVSFTSESTSLDDRQQSVMLTLQDQQFDKTRRYRLVLKDANTEFEIHSQDVTIDRAIADDFDF; encoded by the coding sequence GTGGACACCAAACAACTCAACGAAGCCCTGAGCAAGATCTACGACGAGGAACACACTCGGATCGTGTTCTGGAATGATCCGCAGCAGGAGTTTGCTCGCGTCGTCGACAACCTTGAGCTCGACGGCGTTCAGCTCGTGCAACTGGATCAGGTTGGCGGCCTCGAGACCAAGCTACGCGTCGAACGGGAAGAACCCGACTCAAAATTCCTGCTATACGCGCCGGAGGAAGAACCGGAGTTTGAGGATGACATCTTGCTGGACATCCGGCTGTACAGCCGTAGCTTTCGAGCTGACCGCTCTTCGATCATCCTGGATGAGCTCGGTCTCGCTCGGCAAAGCCTGCGTGGACACCTTGCTCTGCGACGGAAGTTCTTTGACAGCAAGGGGCGGCTCAGCAAACTCAGGCAACTGGTCAATGCTGACGACAACGAGTTGGACCTCGATCGCAAAATGTTGGCGGTGGTCACCAAGGCGGACCAACCCGAACTGTTCAATATCGTCCGGACGCTGTTCCACTCCATGACTGAACAGGACGAGCTGGACTTGGAAGTCCCGCCGCCGGCATGGACCCAAATCGAAAAGTTTGACTTGGACGGTTCCTTTTGGAAGTTGGTCGCGGCATCCTTTGGTTACGACGATGAGGCACCGTCGCAACAGAAGCTGCTGATGCGCTTGATGCTGTCCGACTTCGGCCACCAACTTGGGATCGACGCTCCACCAGCGATCCAGAAGCAACAGCTAGGCCGTAGTGGGACACACAACGCGGTCGTTTGCTTGGGGCAGTGGCGTGACAGCAGCAAGCAGGCAACCAGCTTCAACACCCTGTCGGATGCGATCGCCGCGACGACGCATATCGATGATCAGTTGAGTGGTATCGAGCCGGAGACGCTGGCTGGAGCGGTGACGTTTCGCAATGTCGACCGGGCTATCTTGCTCGGATTGCTAGATCGACTGTCGGCAACAAAAGATCATTTGAAAGCGGATGACATTCGTAGGCTGGTGAGCCGGCGACAGGATGAGCACTGGATCGCTTCACTCTCGGTGCCCGAGCAGCAACGCAAGTCCCGTTTCGCTGCGTATGAAGCCGTGGCTGTGGCCGCTGAGTTCTTTGGACTTCGCAATCAGCATGCCAATGGGTTCACGGGCAACACCGCCGAGGAGATGTACAGCCTGTACACGAACGAGCTCTACAAGTTCGATCAGCTTTACCGGCATTTCTGCCGCAACGCCGATGTTGCCGAGTCCCATGGTTGGGACATCCTGAAAATGCTTCGGAAGGAAGTGGAGGCGGCCTACAACAATTGGTACCTGGTGCAGCTGGGATTGAAGTGGGCCAAGTTCGTGGATCCCGGTGGGAATGCCACGGGATTGCTCGACAAGTGGCAGATCGCAGATGTCCCCAATCAGTACCGTTTCTATGAAACGTACGTGGCACCGCGCCAACGGGAAGCGGAGAACAGGCGGTCGTTTGTCGTGATCAGTGACGCCTTTCGTTACGAGGCGGGCAAAGAGCTGACCAAGGTGCTCAACGGTGAGTATCGCTTCCAGGCGGAGTTGTCGACGCAACTTTCGGTCTTGCCGTCCTACACGGCACTGGGGATGGCCAGCCTGCTGCCTCACACTCAGCTGGAGTACACGAACAAGGGCGATGTGCTAGCCGATGGGATCTCTACCTCGGGCAGCGACAACCGCAACAAGATCCTGGCCAAGAGGGAAGGCATGGCAGTTCAGGCGGACGATCTGCTGAAGCTGAGCAAAGAGGAGGGGCGAGAGCTGATCGACGGCAAAAAGGTCGTCTATGTCTATCACAACGAGATCGATACTCGCGGGGAAAATCCGGCGACCGAGGGCGATACCTTCCACGCGACGGGCGATGCAATCCGTGAGCTTGCCGATGTGGTCCGCTATATTATCAACAGCCTGAACGGAAACTACGTGGTCGTGACCGCCGACCACGGTTTCCTGTTCTCGGAATCGGCCCCAGAGGAAACGGACAAGAGCAAGCTGACCGAGAAACCCTCTGGAACGGTGAAAGCGAAGAAACGCTACCTGATCGGGCATGACTTGCCTGACCATGAAGATGCTTGGCACGGTAAAACCGAGATCACGGCCAAATGTGACGGCGGGATGGAGTTCTGGATCCCCAAGGGCTCCAACCGCTTCCATTTCGTGGGAGGGGCTCGTTTCATCCACGGCGGGGCGATGCCACAAGAGGTGATCGTGCCGGTGATCACGGTTCGTCAGGCCAAGAGCAAGAATGCCCTGGAGAAGACCAAGACGAAGCAGGTGGCAGTGTCGGTCCTGGGGAACAACCACAAGATCACGACGCACGCCCACCGTTTCAAACTGGTTCAGATGGAACCAGTGAGCGAACGTGCCAAGCCCCTGACGGTTAAGATCGCCATCTACGACGGCGACGATCCGGTCTCCAGCATCGAGACGGTGAGCTTCACGAGTGAGTCCACTAGCCTTGATGATCGCCAGCAGTCGGTCATGCTGACGCTCCAGGACCAGCAATTCGACAAGACTCGACGTTATCGGTTGGTTCTGAAGGACGCGAACACCGAATTTGAAATCCACAGCCAAGACGTGACCATCGACAGAGCGATCGCAGATGACTTCGACTTCTGA
- a CDS encoding zeta toxin family protein: MAHQTDQNIYIIAGPNGAGKTTFATRFLPHYADCQEFLNADLIAVGLSPFSPATQNMRASELMLERMGELLANRQTFSFETTLAARSYARRIPEWRASGYRVSLFFLWLPSEDLAIERVANRVQQGGHDIPVPTIRQRYNRGLANFRSLYSPIVDDWLLLDGSQFPPREVARQEDRSRSISDPTLWQHIEEQMRNLLRLM; the protein is encoded by the coding sequence ATGGCCCATCAAACGGACCAAAATATCTACATCATCGCCGGACCTAATGGTGCGGGGAAGACGACGTTTGCTACTCGGTTTTTACCGCACTATGCCGATTGTCAAGAGTTTTTGAATGCCGACTTGATTGCTGTTGGCCTGTCACCGTTTTCGCCAGCAACACAAAATATGCGAGCGTCAGAATTGATGCTTGAGCGAATGGGAGAACTGCTGGCCAATCGCCAGACGTTTTCGTTTGAAACGACACTGGCGGCAAGAAGCTATGCGAGACGCATCCCGGAGTGGCGGGCGAGCGGCTACCGAGTATCCTTGTTCTTTCTCTGGCTGCCATCTGAAGATTTGGCAATCGAGCGAGTTGCTAACCGAGTTCAACAGGGCGGGCACGACATTCCAGTTCCGACGATTCGGCAGCGATACAATCGGGGGCTCGCCAATTTCCGGAGCCTTTACAGCCCCATCGTTGACGACTGGCTGCTGCTCGACGGTTCTCAATTCCCGCCACGCGAAGTCGCTCGGCAGGAAGATCGTTCGAGATCCATCAGTGACCCAACGCTGTGGCAACACATTGAAGAACAAATGCGAAATTTATTGAGGTTGATGTAA